A genomic segment from Streptomyces sp. NBC_00459 encodes:
- a CDS encoding aminomethyl transferase family protein codes for MDITEVQRATYEAVLRLKDAPFVAERPAYFSPAASAQAVSNNLQAYGHFAQTLLPLEYSGWIDESIAHVASCYIGDWSPLHKLVVRGSQARAFLAWHGMRDLSRFEVGQIKHHVQLDENGWVASEGVLCHLGEEEFLYTAGSGDWLLWQLSQGSWDAEIQDVSPELFIFGIQGPAALDTMEKLTGESLRDIAFCRSRMSSVAGIPVRILRTGISGELGYELHGPAGHANEIWSAAVESGGQFGIRQLGFRSQPVQHIEAGIATNGLDYVASSVVTPAVPRQFRMAFPGGSFVPENGVTDYFRKPAELGWGFRKGVPDRDFLGRDALVADAAKGEPYRTLVGLRWNTSDVTGVLAATMGGGDLPDAMELPRGRGPVFDQVLVGGRLVGASTGRTVSVNLRSTISLCGIDPAHAEPGTEVVVVWGRPGTSQREIRATVAALPFKPDRRRTDVSAL; via the coding sequence GTGGACATCACCGAAGTCCAGCGCGCCACCTACGAGGCGGTCCTGCGACTGAAGGACGCCCCCTTCGTCGCGGAGCGGCCGGCCTACTTCAGCCCTGCCGCGTCGGCCCAGGCCGTGAGCAACAACCTGCAGGCCTACGGTCACTTCGCCCAGACCCTGCTGCCTCTTGAGTACTCCGGCTGGATCGACGAGAGCATCGCGCACGTCGCTTCCTGCTACATAGGCGACTGGTCGCCGCTGCACAAGCTCGTCGTCCGGGGGAGCCAGGCGCGAGCCTTCCTCGCCTGGCACGGCATGCGGGACCTGTCCCGCTTCGAGGTCGGACAGATCAAGCATCACGTCCAGCTCGACGAGAACGGCTGGGTGGCGTCCGAGGGGGTCCTGTGCCACCTGGGCGAGGAGGAGTTCCTCTACACGGCCGGCAGCGGGGACTGGCTGCTGTGGCAGCTGAGCCAGGGGAGCTGGGACGCGGAGATCCAGGACGTCAGCCCCGAGCTGTTCATCTTCGGCATCCAGGGTCCGGCGGCCCTGGACACGATGGAGAAGCTGACCGGGGAGAGCCTGCGCGACATCGCCTTCTGCCGGAGCCGGATGTCCAGCGTCGCCGGCATCCCCGTACGCATCCTCCGTACGGGCATCTCCGGCGAACTCGGCTACGAACTGCACGGCCCGGCCGGACATGCCAACGAGATCTGGTCCGCCGCGGTCGAGAGCGGAGGGCAGTTCGGGATCCGTCAGCTCGGTTTCCGGTCCCAGCCCGTTCAGCACATCGAGGCGGGCATCGCCACGAACGGCCTCGACTACGTTGCCTCGTCCGTCGTGACCCCCGCCGTGCCCAGGCAGTTCAGGATGGCCTTTCCCGGAGGCAGCTTCGTACCGGAGAACGGCGTCACCGACTACTTCCGCAAGCCGGCCGAACTGGGCTGGGGCTTCCGCAAGGGCGTCCCCGACCGCGACTTCCTGGGCCGCGACGCGCTGGTGGCGGACGCCGCCAAGGGGGAGCCGTACAGGACGCTCGTCGGCCTGCGCTGGAACACCTCCGACGTCACGGGTGTCCTTGCCGCGACGATGGGCGGAGGCGACCTGCCCGACGCCATGGAACTGCCCCGGGGGCGCGGCCCGGTCTTCGACCAGGTTCTCGTCGGGGGACGGCTTGTCGGCGCCTCCACGGGCCGGACGGTCAGCGTGAACCTGCGGTCGACCATCTCCCTGTGCGGGATCGACCCGGCCCACGCGGAGCCCGGGACCGAGGTGGTGGTGGTGTGGGGGAGGCCGGGAACCTCGCAGCGCGAGATCCGGGCGACGGTGGCCGCACTCCCCTTCAAGCCCGACAGGCGGCGAACGGACGTCTCCGCGCTGTAG
- a CDS encoding LysR family transcriptional regulator, with product MDRMLLMRSFVTVARLGSFNGAARTLNSSGSLVSRHVAELERQIGVRLVNRTARSISLTEQGLRYCEFAARILAEIEAEEARIGQQHDRAEGQLSVVCPKWIGSLDVGDAIAAFAAAHPRIAVRFELGGLSERTYDFLDSGFDVALHTRDLRDSRVHLKKIASLPFTLCASEEYVKRHSSLAHPSDLAAHDCLVHVNEPVWRLGQGSTSSLHKIRNVAFSSNSYIALQKAAVQGRGIALLPQRSAYEDLVSGALLAQLPSVPVPERPLFAVYGPGQTVPRKTVALLEFLTRWFRENPIPVLAT from the coding sequence ATGGACCGCATGCTCCTGATGCGCAGCTTCGTCACCGTCGCACGGCTCGGCAGTTTCAACGGGGCCGCCCGAACGCTGAACTCGTCCGGCTCGCTCGTCTCACGACATGTCGCGGAACTGGAGCGGCAGATCGGTGTCCGGCTCGTCAACCGCACCGCCCGTTCCATCAGCCTGACCGAACAGGGCCTGCGCTACTGCGAGTTCGCCGCCCGGATCCTTGCCGAGATCGAGGCGGAGGAGGCCCGGATCGGACAGCAGCACGACCGGGCGGAAGGCCAGCTGAGTGTCGTCTGCCCCAAGTGGATAGGGAGTCTGGACGTCGGCGACGCGATCGCCGCGTTCGCCGCCGCGCATCCCAGGATCGCCGTCCGGTTCGAGCTGGGAGGCCTCTCGGAGCGCACCTACGACTTCCTGGACAGCGGCTTCGACGTCGCCCTGCACACCCGGGACCTGCGGGACTCCCGGGTGCACCTCAAGAAGATCGCGTCTCTCCCCTTCACCCTGTGCGCGTCCGAGGAGTACGTGAAGCGCCACAGTTCCCTCGCCCACCCCAGCGACCTGGCCGCACATGACTGCCTCGTGCATGTCAACGAGCCGGTCTGGCGTCTCGGGCAGGGGTCCACCTCCAGCCTGCACAAGATCCGCAACGTGGCCTTCTCCTCCAACTCGTACATCGCTCTGCAGAAGGCCGCCGTCCAGGGGCGCGGCATCGCCCTGCTCCCCCAGCGGTCGGCCTACGAGGACCTGGTTTCCGGGGCACTCCTGGCCCAGCTCCCCTCGGTCCCCGTCCCCGAGCGCCCGCTGTTCGCGGTCTACGGCCCCGGACAGACCGTGCCGCGGAAGACCGTAGCCCTGCTGGAGTTCCTCACCCGCTGGTTCAGGGAGAACCCGATTCCCGTGCTGGCGACCTGA
- a CDS encoding Ldh family oxidoreductase, which yields MTDTPPKPGKVRVSAEDLRTFAAELLENGGLSPEHARTTADVFVWASLRGVDSHGVGRVTAYLELLAKGVANARPRIRVESSTPATAVLDADRAPGPVALTMAAEEAVRRARETGIASVGVRQTVHTGAIGYYVSKIAEQGLVGLGFVAGMPNMGYTGVKGAAVATSPLAIAVPARDHAPLLLDMATATIALGKIRQARASGTPLPEGAAATEDGTPTTDPEKAVMPLPLGGAKGSGMSLAFELLTSVLVGAPIFSAFHSDDPKGRKHRQNALLIALAPAAFGDPGTFTADADATLGTLKGLPVADGADGVYYPGERSAGVAGQRAAQGVPVAPKVWRELTESAARFGITPPETTPDV from the coding sequence ATGACCGACACACCCCCCAAGCCGGGCAAAGTCCGGGTCTCGGCCGAGGACCTGCGCACCTTCGCCGCCGAGCTGCTCGAAAACGGCGGGCTCAGCCCCGAGCACGCCCGCACCACCGCCGACGTGTTCGTCTGGGCCTCGCTGCGCGGCGTGGACTCCCACGGCGTCGGGCGCGTCACCGCCTACCTGGAACTGCTCGCCAAGGGCGTGGCCAACGCCCGGCCGCGCATCCGGGTCGAGTCCAGCACGCCCGCCACCGCCGTCCTCGACGCCGACCGCGCCCCCGGTCCGGTGGCCCTCACCATGGCTGCCGAGGAAGCGGTGCGGCGGGCCCGGGAGACCGGGATCGCCTCCGTGGGCGTACGGCAGACCGTGCACACCGGCGCTATCGGCTACTACGTCTCGAAGATCGCCGAACAGGGCCTGGTCGGCCTCGGGTTCGTCGCCGGCATGCCCAACATGGGCTACACCGGCGTCAAGGGCGCCGCCGTGGCCACCAGCCCGCTCGCCATCGCCGTACCCGCCCGGGACCACGCCCCGCTGCTGCTCGACATGGCCACCGCGACCATCGCGCTCGGCAAGATCCGCCAGGCCAGGGCGAGCGGTACCCCGCTGCCCGAGGGCGCCGCCGCAACGGAGGACGGCACGCCGACCACCGACCCGGAGAAGGCGGTCATGCCCCTTCCGCTGGGCGGCGCCAAGGGTTCCGGCATGTCCCTGGCCTTTGAGCTGCTCACCAGCGTGCTGGTCGGCGCGCCGATCTTCTCCGCGTTCCACTCGGACGACCCGAAGGGCCGCAAGCACCGCCAGAACGCCCTGCTCATCGCCCTCGCCCCAGCGGCCTTCGGCGACCCCGGCACCTTCACCGCGGACGCCGACGCCACCCTCGGCACCCTCAAAGGGCTCCCGGTCGCCGACGGCGCGGACGGCGTGTACTACCCCGGGGAGCGCAGTGCCGGCGTGGCCGGGCAGCGGGCCGCGCAGGGGGTACCGGTGGCGCCGAAGGTCTGGCGCGAACTGACGGAGAGCGCGGCCAGGTTCGGCATCACCCCACCGGAGACCACGCCGGACGTGTGA
- a CDS encoding thiamine pyrophosphate-dependent enzyme: MTDTGNTPGIDGGDAFVSAFDAVGADHLFCASGSEWAPVWESLARRHRDGESAPRYLDLTHETVAVGMATGYGLVRRRPQGVLLHAAPGLLQGSMAVHGALLAGVPMVVASSESTTYGDGPGPDPGGQWYRNLSIVGGPQGVAQPFTKWSTEAASVHTLPTMITRAAELAWRAPAGPVYLNIPLETLLEEWDGREAKPVVAPGSTHSSPDEVDAVAQMIREATNPVVVTETAGREDGGFEALLAFAEAWSIPVVEPDSAVCGNFPRAHPLHAGSDIGSWLHEADLILLVNCRAPFYPPSRRPAKAQVVVIDGVPQRPHVVYQVLFADRYLEGDVANTLRQLAKRATGLDVAAVTARRSAQEERHADEQAAIAAAEAGAARAEGIDPVLVAATLRTLLDGRDGIVVDETITHSRVVKRHLRTDAPDSYFYVQGGLGQGIAVALGVKLAARERPVVLTIGDGAFAYNPVIPSYDASRTYQLPLLIVVFNNRVYKSMNLNHRRFYPEGAAAETGEWLGTDLHRLPRLAAFAEPFGLHTETVDAPDSLGPALERALKAVADGTTAVVDVLVTR, from the coding sequence ATGACAGACACCGGCAATACACCGGGCATTGACGGCGGTGATGCCTTCGTATCCGCCTTCGACGCCGTCGGCGCCGACCACCTCTTCTGCGCGTCGGGGTCCGAGTGGGCCCCCGTCTGGGAGTCGCTGGCCCGCCGTCACCGCGACGGCGAGAGCGCCCCGCGGTACCTGGACCTCACCCACGAGACGGTGGCCGTGGGCATGGCCACCGGCTACGGACTCGTCAGACGCCGCCCGCAGGGGGTTCTGCTGCACGCGGCCCCCGGCCTGCTCCAGGGCTCCATGGCCGTGCACGGCGCACTCCTGGCCGGAGTACCGATGGTGGTCGCCTCCTCGGAGTCGACCACGTACGGCGACGGACCCGGGCCGGACCCGGGCGGACAGTGGTACCGCAACCTGTCCATCGTGGGCGGCCCGCAGGGCGTGGCCCAGCCGTTCACCAAGTGGTCCACCGAGGCCGCCAGCGTCCACACCCTGCCCACGATGATCACCCGGGCCGCGGAACTGGCCTGGCGGGCCCCGGCGGGACCGGTGTACCTGAACATCCCGCTGGAGACCCTTCTCGAGGAGTGGGACGGCCGCGAGGCGAAGCCCGTCGTCGCGCCGGGCTCCACGCACAGTTCGCCCGACGAGGTCGACGCCGTCGCCCAGATGATCCGCGAGGCCACCAACCCCGTGGTTGTCACGGAGACCGCGGGCCGCGAGGACGGCGGCTTCGAGGCACTTCTCGCCTTCGCCGAGGCCTGGAGCATCCCGGTCGTCGAGCCCGACTCGGCGGTCTGCGGGAACTTCCCTCGCGCCCATCCGCTGCACGCGGGCAGCGACATCGGATCCTGGCTGCACGAGGCGGACCTGATCCTCCTGGTCAACTGCCGGGCCCCGTTCTACCCGCCCAGCAGGCGCCCCGCGAAGGCACAGGTCGTCGTCATCGACGGGGTCCCGCAGCGTCCGCACGTCGTCTACCAGGTGCTGTTCGCCGACCGGTACCTGGAGGGCGACGTCGCCAACACGCTGCGCCAGCTCGCCAAGCGGGCCACAGGCCTGGACGTGGCGGCCGTCACCGCCCGGCGCTCGGCGCAGGAGGAACGGCACGCCGACGAGCAGGCCGCGATCGCCGCCGCCGAGGCGGGAGCGGCGCGGGCCGAGGGCATCGACCCGGTGCTCGTCGCCGCGACCCTGCGCACGCTCCTCGACGGGCGGGACGGCATCGTCGTCGACGAGACCATCACCCACAGCCGCGTGGTCAAGCGCCACCTGCGGACCGACGCCCCCGACTCGTACTTCTACGTGCAGGGCGGCCTCGGCCAGGGCATCGCGGTCGCCCTCGGCGTCAAACTCGCCGCCCGGGAGCGCCCCGTGGTGCTCACCATCGGCGACGGCGCCTTCGCCTACAACCCGGTGATCCCGTCGTACGACGCGTCCAGGACGTATCAACTCCCGCTGCTGATCGTGGTGTTCAACAACCGCGTCTACAAGTCGATGAACCTCAACCACCGCAGGTTCTACCCCGAGGGCGCGGCGGCCGAGACCGGCGAGTGGCTGGGCACCGACCTGCACCGGCTGCCGCGCCTGGCGGCGTTCGCCGAGCCGTTCGGCCTGCACACCGAGACCGTCGACGCCCCCGACTCCCTCGGTCCCGCCCTGGAGCGCGCGCTCAAGGCCGTGGCGGACGGCACCACCGCCGTCGTCGACGTCCTCGTCACCCGCTGA